In Candidatus Didemnitutus sp., the genomic window GGTTCTTGATCGCGATGCCGCGCGAGCGCTCGGTGTAACTCTGCAGGCCCTTCGTCAGCTCGGTCACGAGTTTGAGGCGCTGGGCCTCGCCGCCGGAGAGCGTCGGACTGCTCTGGCCGAGCGTGAGGTAGCCGAGGCCGCACGCGACCATGAGCTCGCAGACTTCCTTGAGCTGCGCGTGGAAATCGAAGAACGCCGCCGCTTCCTCGAAGGACATCTGGAGCACCTGGCCGATGTTTTTCCCCTTCCAGGTCAGGTCGGAGAGTTCAGGCCCGAAGCGCGTGCCGCGGCACGAATCGCAGGGCTGATACGAGTCGGGCATGAACGCCATCTCGAGCTTGATGCGGCCGGCGCCGGAGCAGGCTTCGCAGCGCCCGCCGGCGGTGTTGAAGGAGAAACGGCTGGCGTTGTAGCCGCGGACCTTCGACTCGGGCAGCGAGGCGAAGAACTGGCGGATGAGGTCGAAGATGCCGAGGTAGGTCGCCGGCGTGGAGCGCGGCGTCTTGCCGATGGGCGACTGATCTACCTCGATGACGGACTTGAAACCGGCGGCGCCGCGCAGCTCGGCGAAAGGCACGTGGTCGCCGTCGGGCTCGAAGCCGGTCGCGCGCACGAATTCCTTGCCGGTGAGCTTGCCCTTCGCCGCTTTGATCGCCGCGCTGACCGCGGGGTGCAGCACGTCGCGGAAGAGCGTGGATTTGCCCGCGCCGCTCGGGCCGCAGACCATCACGAGGCGGCCGAGCGGTAGCGCGAGCGATTGGTCGGCGAGGTTGCGGTAGCGGATGTGGTCGAGTTCGAGCCAGGCGTTCTTCGCGCCGGAGGCGGGCAGCGCGCGGTAGTCGCCGCGCAGCGGATGCGCGATGCCCTTGGCGAGGAAGACGCCGGTGAGCGAGCTGGCGTTGGCCTTGATCTCGTCCGGCGTGCCGTTGGCGAGGACGTTGCCGCCGTGCAGGCCGGCGCCGGGGCCGAGGTCGATGATGCGGTCGGCGCGCTCCATGAGGACGTCGTCGTGCTCGACGACGAGGAGCGTGTTGCCCTTGGTGCGGAGCGCCTGGAGCGTCTCGATCAGGCGGTCGTTGTCGCGGGCGTGCAGGCCGATCGAGGGCTCGTCGAGGACGTAGAGGACGCCGGTGAGGTTGGAGCCGAGCTGGGCAGCGAGGCGGATGCGCTGGGCTTCGCCGCCGGAGAGCGTCTCCGTCGGCCGGTCGAGCGCAAGATAGTCGAGGCCGACGTGGGCGAGAAAACGCAGGCGTTCCTCGATCTGGGGCACGATGTCCTGCGTGATGAGTTTGCCGCGAGTGTCGAGCTGGAGGCTGCGCAGCGTGGCGATGAGCTGCTCGGGCGTGAGGCGAAGCAGCGCAGGGAGGGAGATGGAGCGACCCGCGCTCGGAGATCGCGGGCTACCTTTCAGCGGCAGCTTCACGGCCCTGGCGATGCGGTTGAGGCGTTCGCCGTGGCAGGTGGGGCAGACTTTCCCGTCGGAGGTCGGATCGTCGGGGTCGAAATGGCGGAGCGCGTCGGCGACTTCGTCGGACATTTCCTCGTCCTCGTCGGGTTTGAGCATCCAGTCGAAGATGCGGCCGTGGCCGCGGCAGGTGGGGCACCAGCCCTTGGGCGAATTGAAGGAAAAGTGCTTCGGGTCGAGTTCGGGGAATGATTCGCCGGACTCGATGTCCGTGCGCGTGGTCGAGAACCACGAGAGGACCTTGCCGTCGGGTGTGAGGAGGAAGCAGGAGCCTTTGCCGAGCTTCAGGGCCGTGGTGAGCGCATCTTGGACGTGTCGCGCGCGGCCCGCCTTCGCCGAGGCGACGGCGGGTGAAGTGGTGTCGGCCGACTTGAGATCGGCCACCACCACTTCAATATCGTGCTCCTTGTAGCGGTCGAGCTTGGTGAAGGTGTCGACGCGCAGCAGGCGGCCGTCGGCGCGCATGAGTTCGTAGCCCTGTTTGCCGATCCACTTGGCGATCGGCTCGTGGTGGCCCTTGCGACCGCGGATGAGCGGGGCGCAGAGGTAAAGGTGCTTGGCTTTGCGCGCGGCGGGCGTGGCGAGAGTCTTGTCGAGGAGGCTGCGCAGCTGCGCCGGCGAGAGTGGTGTGACGGGCCGGTCGGTGTCCGGATGGTGCTGGATGCCGAGACGCGCGTAGAGCAGGCGGAGGTATTGCGCGACCTCGGTGATCGTGGCGACGGTGGACTTGCGCGAACCGCGGGTGACGCGCTGCTCGATCGCGACGGTCGGCGGGATGCCGGTGAGGCGGTCGATGTCGGGCCGAGGCAGCTGTTCGACAAACTGGCGCGCGTAGGGCGACATCGACTCCATGAAGCGGCGCTGGCCCTCGGCGAAAATGATGTCGAACGCGAGGGTCGACTTGCCGGAGCCGGAGACGCCGGTGACGACGGAGAGCTCGCGATGGGGGATGGAAAGCGAGATGTTCTTGAGGTTGTTCTCGCGTGCGCCGAGGAGCTCCAACGATTTTGGATTTTGGATTTCGGATTTTGGATCGATTGCTTCGTAGGTGGCGGCGTCTTCGGCGGCGAGGAGCGCTGTGGCATTGTAACCTATTAGGTTACAAGTCGCGTCGGCGTCAGAGGGAGATGAGTCGGGTTTGTAACCTAATAGGTTACACTCGCGGAGGGCGGCGCGGAGGAACGGCGAGGTTGCCGTGTCGGCGGAGGCGATCTGCTCGGGCGAGCCCTCGGCGACGATGCGGCCGCCGCCAGCGCCGGCTTCGGGGCCGACTTCCAGGACCCAGTCGGCGGATTTCAGGACGTCGAGATTGTGCTCGATGACGACGACGCTGTGACCGCGATCGACGATGCGCTGGAGGACGGAGAGCAGGCGCTTCACGTCGTGGCGGTGGAGGCCGGTGGTGGGTTCGTCGAGGAGGAGCAGGGCGCCTTCGCCAGCGGTCGCCGCGCCAGTGGCGCCGGCGTATTCGCTCAGATAGCGGACAAGCTTGAGGCGCTGCGATTCGCCGCCGGAGAGGGTGTTGAGCGGCTGGCCGAGGGTAAGGTAACCGAGGCCGACGGCGTCGAGGGCGGCGAGACGCGAGCGGATTGTGGCGGTGGACGCGGCCGCGAAGCGGTCGCGAGCAAGCTCGCTCCCACAATCGGAGAAGAAAACGAGCGCGTCCGTAATCGTGGTGGCGAGCAGGTCGGCGACGGACTTGCCGTTCCACTGGATGGCGAGGACCTCGGGCTTGAAGCGGCGGCCTTCGCAAATCGGGCAGGGGACGAAGACGTCGGAGAGGAACTGCATCTCGACGCGCTCGCTGCCGAGGCCCTGGCAGTGGTCGCAGCGGCCCTCGCCGCTGTTGAAGGAGAAGCTCGAGGCGTTGAAGCCGGCTTCCTGGGCGGCGGGCGTCTGGGCGTAGAGCTCGCGGATCAGGTCCCAGGCTTCGCTGTAGAGGGCGGGGTTGGAGCGCGGCGTGCGCGAGAGCGGCGACTGGTCGACGAGGACAATTTCGGAGAACGCGCCGCTGCGCTCGATGCGTTCGAACGTCGCCGGGTCCTCGGTCATCTGGTTTCGCTGCGTGAGCAGGCCTTGGTAGATGACGTTGTCGAGCAGCGTGGACTTGCCCGAGCCGGATGCGCCGGAGAGGCAGACGAGGCGCTGGAGCGGCAGGCGGAACGAGAGGTCCTTGATGTTATGTTTCGAGGCGCGGTGGAAGTGCAGCCAGCGCGTCGGAGCGCTGGACGGCGATCGCGGCGCGGCGGTAGCCGCGCCCTCCACGGGGCGGCGTTGGGAGGGGACATCGACGGATTCGCGACCGGAGAGGTAGCGGCCGGTGATGCTGCGCGGAGAACGGAGGAGTGCGGCGACGTCGCCCTGGAAGACGACTTCGCCACCGCGCGCGCCGGGCTCGGGACCGATCTCGAGCACGTGGTCGGCGGCGCGGATCATCGCCTCGTCGTGCTCGACGACGACGACCGTGTTGCCCGCGTCGGTGAGCGTGCGGATGATGCAGATGAGGCGGTCGATGTCGCGCGGGTGCAGGCCGACGGAGGGCTCGTCGAGGACGAAGAGCGTGTCGACGAGCGAGGTGCCGAGGCAGGAGGTGAGATTGACGCGCTCGACCTCGCCGCCGGAGAGCGTGCGCGAGGAGCGGTCGAGCGTGAGGTAGCCGAGGCCGACCTGCTCGAGGTAGCGCAGGCGCGTGACGATGGAGTCGTAGGCGAGGTCGCGCTGGTGGCGCTCCGCAGCGTCGCGTCCGTCGCGCTTGGGGGCGCCGTGCTCGCGGATGAGCGCGAGGAGTTCGCTGACGGGGAGTTGGTAGAGCCCGGGGAGCGTATAGCCGCGCCATTGCCAGCAGAGTGCCTCGGGCTGGAGGCGTGCGCCGCGGCAGGCGGAGCAGGGGTTGTAGGCCCGGTAGCGCGAGAGGAAGACGCGCACGTGCATCTTGTAGGTCGTCTTCTCGAGGTAACGGAAGAAGCCCTTCAGCCCATACCAATATTGGGGCCAGTGCTTCGTCTCGCCGTCGTAGCCGGGCGAGCCGTCGATCACGAAGGCCTTCTGCTCGGGCGTGAGGTCGGCGAAGGGAATGTCGGTCGGGATGCCGAGTTTCCTGGTGAACTTGAGGAGGTCCTTCTTCGATTCGCCGTAGATCTCGCCCTCCCAGGGTTTCACGGCGCCCTGTTCGATCGAGAGCGAGTGGTCGGGGATCGCGAGGCGGTAGTCGATGTCGATGACGCGACCGAAGCCGCGGCACACCGGGCAGGCGCCGAGCGGAGAGTTGAACGAGAACAGCGCAGGCGAGGCGGCCCGGAAGGTGCGGCCGGTCTTCGGCGAATGCAGGCCGCGCGAATAGTGGCCGACGCGGGCAAAGGGCTCGGGCGTGAACTGGAACACCTCGCCCGAGCCGAAGTGCAGCGAGGTCTCGGTCGCCTCGAGGAAGCGCGGCTTGTTCTCCGCCGCGATGCGCAGGCGGTCCTGCACGACGAAGAGGTGCGTGGCGTGCTTGAGCGCCGTGTCGGGCTTCGCCGCGAGCAGGTCGTCGAGGGTGGCGAGGGCGAGGGCTTCGGCGGTGGAGGCGGAACCCGCGCCCGGAGGTCGCGGGCTACCTTTGGGAATGAGGACGCGTGTGTAGCCTTGGTTCTTGAGTGGTGGGAGAATTTCCGACCACGGCAACTTCTCGGGCTTAGCGACCTTGAAGGCGATGAGGAGCGTGGCGGCGGGATGGGCGGCGAAGGTTTTCGCCCAGATGGTCTGCGGGTTGTCGTCCTCGACCTTTTCGCCCGTGGCCGGGTCGAAGCACTCGGCGACGTGGCTGAACCAGACCTTCGCGAAATCGGTGAGCTCCGTCATCGTGCCGACGGTCGAGCGCGACGTCTTGACCGTGTTGGT contains:
- the uvrA gene encoding excinuclease ABC subunit UvrA; protein product: MTTLCQQSRTPARGVLPFPSGCSSVNPVRPTSPEFIRLRGVRQNNLKGFDLDLPLGRYIVVTGLSGAGKSSLVFDTLHAEGQRRYVETFSAYTRQFLDLLDKPKVDSVENIRPSIAIEQTNTVKTSRSTVGTMTELTDFAKVWFSHVAECFDPATGEKVEDDNPQTIWAKTFAAHPAATLLIAFKVAKPEKLPWSEILPPLKNQGYTRVLIPKGSPRPPGAGSASTAEALALATLDDLLAAKPDTALKHATHLFVVQDRLRIAAENKPRFLEATETSLHFGSGEVFQFTPEPFARVGHYSRGLHSPKTGRTFRAASPALFSFNSPLGACPVCRGFGRVIDIDYRLAIPDHSLSIEQGAVKPWEGEIYGESKKDLLKFTRKLGIPTDIPFADLTPEQKAFVIDGSPGYDGETKHWPQYWYGLKGFFRYLEKTTYKMHVRVFLSRYRAYNPCSACRGARLQPEALCWQWRGYTLPGLYQLPVSELLALIREHGAPKRDGRDAAERHQRDLAYDSIVTRLRYLEQVGLGYLTLDRSSRTLSGGEVERVNLTSCLGTSLVDTLFVLDEPSVGLHPRDIDRLICIIRTLTDAGNTVVVVEHDEAMIRAADHVLEIGPEPGARGGEVVFQGDVAALLRSPRSITGRYLSGRESVDVPSQRRPVEGAATAAPRSPSSAPTRWLHFHRASKHNIKDLSFRLPLQRLVCLSGASGSGKSTLLDNVIYQGLLTQRNQMTEDPATFERIERSGAFSEIVLVDQSPLSRTPRSNPALYSEAWDLIRELYAQTPAAQEAGFNASSFSFNSGEGRCDHCQGLGSERVEMQFLSDVFVPCPICEGRRFKPEVLAIQWNGKSVADLLATTITDALVFFSDCGSELARDRFAAASTATIRSRLAALDAVGLGYLTLGQPLNTLSGGESQRLKLVRYLSEYAGATGAATAGEGALLLLDEPTTGLHRHDVKRLLSVLQRIVDRGHSVVVIEHNLDVLKSADWVLEVGPEAGAGGGRIVAEGSPEQIASADTATSPFLRAALRECNLLGYKPDSSPSDADATCNLIGYNATALLAAEDAATYEAIDPKSEIQNPKSLELLGARENNLKNISLSIPHRELSVVTGVSGSGKSTLAFDIIFAEGQRRFMESMSPYARQFVEQLPRPDIDRLTGIPPTVAIEQRVTRGSRKSTVATITEVAQYLRLLYARLGIQHHPDTDRPVTPLSPAQLRSLLDKTLATPAARKAKHLYLCAPLIRGRKGHHEPIAKWIGKQGYELMRADGRLLRVDTFTKLDRYKEHDIEVVVADLKSADTTSPAVASAKAGRARHVQDALTTALKLGKGSCFLLTPDGKVLSWFSTTRTDIESGESFPELDPKHFSFNSPKGWCPTCRGHGRIFDWMLKPDEDEEMSDEVADALRHFDPDDPTSDGKVCPTCHGERLNRIARAVKLPLKGSPRSPSAGRSISLPALLRLTPEQLIATLRSLQLDTRGKLITQDIVPQIEERLRFLAHVGLDYLALDRPTETLSGGEAQRIRLAAQLGSNLTGVLYVLDEPSIGLHARDNDRLIETLQALRTKGNTLLVVEHDDVLMERADRIIDLGPGAGLHGGNVLANGTPDEIKANASSLTGVFLAKGIAHPLRGDYRALPASGAKNAWLELDHIRYRNLADQSLALPLGRLVMVCGPSGAGKSTLFRDVLHPAVSAAIKAAKGKLTGKEFVRATGFEPDGDHVPFAELRGAAGFKSVIEVDQSPIGKTPRSTPATYLGIFDLIRQFFASLPESKVRGYNASRFSFNTAGGRCEACSGAGRIKLEMAFMPDSYQPCDSCRGTRFGPELSDLTWKGKNIGQVLQMSFEEAAAFFDFHAQLKEVCELMVACGLGYLTLGQSSPTLSGGEAQRLKLVTELTKGLQSYTERSRGIAIKNLYLLEEPTIGLHLSDCEKLIRVLHNLVEQGHTVVVIEHHLDLLAEADWLIELGPSGGPNGGEILYQGPLSGIQKVKRSPTAPYLREKLKK